A genome region from Hevea brasiliensis isolate MT/VB/25A 57/8 chromosome 9, ASM3005281v1, whole genome shotgun sequence includes the following:
- the LOC131183145 gene encoding probable LRR receptor-like serine/threonine-protein kinase At3g47570 yields MLSHTYPMVPSLSFSVHIIVLVLACNILAASGNNETDLLALLKFKANINGDPLGVVHSWNSTLNFCHWHGVTCGRRHQRVTVLDLQSLKLSGSISPHVGNLSFLRELNLHNNSFTQAIPPQIGRLHRLQNLFLQNNSFSGEIPPNISGCSNLVTFQVQYNRLEGSIPMELGFLSKIQIIDLRQNNLTGTIPPSMGNLSSLQAIFASDNNLFGSLPHSLGQLMNLTELDLFENGFSGTIPPSIFNLSSIVLFDVGYNHFEGSLPSEIGNTFPNIQILSFSTNNFTGSIPISISNASNIVTLQLARNKLTGKVPSAGNLHKLKGFSVTKNYLGSGEDDDLSFLPSLTNATALVRLGIEENNFGGRLPQQICNFSRNLSEIFFHDNQIYGKIPSGIENLISLKIFQLNGNKLSGNIPSNIGKLRNLRILYLFTNNFSGYIPSSLGNLTELLQFSLRENNLHGNIPSSLGKCQKLLAFELSFNNLSGTIPPQLMSLSSLSILADLSYNHLNGDLPIEVGKLGSLGVLDVSNNMLSGKIPESLGSCNSLEVLHMDGNFFQGPIPSSFESLRGLRVLDLSRNNLSGKIAEFLQDFKLLAKLNLSYNDFEGEVPLNGVFKNASATWIKGNNKLCGGIPEFQLPICTFDHKPKKRMKTIVISIISPLLGVTLVFACFILYRSRKKRRDNNRSSSYENTLLKVSYHSLLRATNEFSSANLIGAGSFGSVYKGMLDEEGRAIPIAVKVFNLQRRGASRSFMAECEALRNIRHRNLVKVLTACSSIDHHGNDFKALVYEFMTNGSLEEWLHPTPTPDEAAKTLNLVQRINIAIDIASAIEYLHLHCETPIIHCDLKPSNILLDDEMIGRVSDFGLAKFFSEETLQNKSSSFGVRGTIGYTPPEYGAGCKISTYGDVYGYGIILLEMFTAKRPTDSIFMEGLNLHNFVKIALPERVADIVDPILLEGRSMTLGNSISNHNHNFSSVQNNIIIECLISIFEIGISCSVELPRERMNINDVVAQLNSTKKKLLKARVH; encoded by the exons ATGCTTTCTCACACGTATCCAATGGTGCCCTCGCTATCCTTTTCCGTACATATTATTGTTCTTGTTCTTGCTTGCAACATCTTGGCTGCCTCTGGCAATAATGAGACAGACCTGCTTGCCTTGCTCAAATTCAAGGCCAACATTAATGGCGACCCGCTAGGAGTTGTCCATTCATGGAATTCTACCCTGAACTTCTGCCATTGGCATGGTGTTACGTGTGGCCGTAGACACCAGAGGGTGACTGTGCTAGACTTGCAGTCCCTCAAGCTCTCTGGCTCCATATCACCACATGTTGGCAATTTGAGCTTTCTGCGGGAATTAAACCTCCACAACAATAGCTTCACCCAAGCTATCCCTCCCCAAATCGGTCGTTTACACCGTCTGCAGAATTTATTTCTGCAGAACAACTCGTTTAGCGGCGAAATCCCACCTAACATATCTGGTTGTTCTAACCTTGTTACATTCCAAGTTCAATATAACCGGCTGGAAGGATCAATTCCAATGGAGCTTGGCTTCTTGTCCAAGATTCAAATCATTGATCTGCGACAAAACAATCTGACAGGAACCATCCCTCCCTCTATGGGGAACTTGTCATCCCTTCAAGCAATCTTTGCCAGTGATAACAATTTGTTTGGGAGTCTTCCTCATTCTCTAGGCCAATTAATGAATCTTACTGAATTGGATCTATTTGAAAATGGGTTCTCAGGTACCATCCCACCATCCATCTTCAATCTTTCTTCGATTGTGCTTTTTGATGTAGGTTATAATCATTttgaaggtagccttccctctgaGATAGGCAATACTTTTCCAAATATTCAAATTCTTTCCTTCTCCACCAATAACTTCACGGGTTCAAttccaatttcaatatccaatgctTCAAACATAGTCACGCTTCAGCTAGCTAGAAATAAGCTTACTGGGAAAGTGCCTTCGGCGGGAAACCTACACAAGCTCAAAGGGTTTTCTGTTACAAAAAACTACCTGGGTAGTGGCGAAGATGATGACCTGAGTTTTCTCCCCTCCTTGACAAATGCCACAGCTTTAGTAAGATTAGGAATAGAGGAGAACAATTTTGGAGGGAGGTTACCTCAACAAATCTGCAACTTCTCAAGAAACCTCTCAGAAATATTTTTCCATGACAATCAAATATATGGAAAAATCCCCAGTGGAATTGAGAACCTCATCAGCTTGAAAATTTTCCAATTAAATGGTAACAAACTTTCAGGCAATATTCCTTCTAATATCGGAAAGCTTCGAAACCTCAGGATATTGTATCTTTTTACCAACAATTTCTCAGGCTACATTCCATCATCTTTAGGAAACCTGACCGAGTTGCTTCAATTCAGCTTGAGAGAAAATAATCTTCATGGCAATATCCCTTCCAGCCTAGGGAAATGCCAAAAACTGCTAGCTTTCGAACTTTCTTTCAACAATCTTAGTGGTACCATACCCCCACAACTTATGAGTCTCTCCTCTTTATCTATACTTGCTGATTTGTCTTATAACCATTTGAATGGTGATCTTCCCATAGAAGTTGGAAAGTTGGGTAGCTTGGGGGTTTTGGATGTTTCTAATAATATGTTGTCGGGTAAGATTCCTGAAAGTCTTGGAAGTTGCAATAGTTTAGAAGTGTTGCACATGGATGGAAACTTTTTCCAAGGGCCCATTCCTTCATCCTTTGAATCATTGAGGGGTCTTAGAGTATTAGATCTTTCCCGTAACAATTTGTCTGGCAAAATTGCAGAGTTTCTGCAAGATTTTAAGTTATTGGCAAAGTTAAATCTATCATACAATGATTTTGAAGGTGAAGTGCCACTAAACGGAGTTTTCAAGAATGCAAGTGCAACATGGATCAAGGGAAATAATAAACTTTGTGGTGGGATTCCTGAATTTCAGCTGCCTATATGCACTTTTGATCATAAGCCGAAGAAGAGAATGAAGACAATAGTGATTTCCATAATCTCTCCACTTCTTGGAGTAACACTTGTATTTGCATGTTTCATTCTTTATCGatcaagaaagaaaagaagagacaATAATAGATCAAGCTCTTATGAGAATACACTTTTGAAGGTGTCTTATCATAGTCTCCTAAGAGCAACAAATGAATTCTCttcagcaaatttaattggtgcaGGTAGCTTTGGCTCTGTGTATAAAGGAATGCTTGATGAAGAGGGAAGAGCTATTCCTATTGCTGTCAAGGTATTTAACCTTCAGCGTCGAGGTGCTTCTAGGAGTTTCATGGCTGAATGTGAAGCATTGAGGAACATCAGACATCGAAATCTTGTCAAGGTATTAACAGCATGCTCAAGCATTGACCATCATGGCAATGATTTCAAGGCTTTGGTTTATGAATTCATGACCAATGGAAGTTTGGAGGAATGGTTGCATCCTACTCCCACGCCAGATGAAGCAGCAAAAACTTTGAATCTTGTTCAGAGAATAAACATTGCAATTGATATTGCCTCTGCAATAGAGTATCTCCATCTTCACTGTGAAACACCAATAATTCATTGTGATCTCAAGCCAAGTAACATTCTCCTTGATGATGAAATGATTGGGCGTGTCAGTGATTTTGGGTTAGCAAAGTTCTTTTCTGAGGAAACCCTTCAAAACAAGTCAAGTTCTTTCGGTGTAAGAGGAACAATCGGTTATACTCCTCCAG AGTATGGCGCGGGATGCAAAATATCAACTTACGGTGATGTATATGGTTATGGCATAATCTTATTGGAAATGTTCACAGCGAAGAGACCTACTGATAGCATATTTATGGAAGGTTTGAACCTTCATAATTTTGTCAAAATAGCTTTACCTGAAAGAGTCGCAGATATTGTAGATCCAATTCTTCTTGAAGGAAGATCTATGACCCTGGGCAACTCAATTTCAAACCATAATCACAATTTTAGTAGCGTTCAGAATAACATAATTATTGAGTGCTTGATTTCAATATTTGAAATTGGAATATCTTGTTCTGTTGAGTTACCAAGAGAACGAATGAATATCAATGATGTTGTTGCTCAACTTAATTCAACAAAAAAGAAACTTCTTAAAGCTCGAGTGCATTAA
- the LOC131182819 gene encoding protein trichome birefringence-like 43 has translation MHEYKTKVMFSRNAFLVDKVNTSKGAVLKLDSIEGGKLWKGIDVLIFNTWHWWLHTGRKQPWNFIQEGNNVYQDMDRLVAYEKALNTWAKWVDTNVHPAKTMVFFQGVSPDHNNGSDWGEDKARYCEGQKQPVSGPNYPAGPHAAELVVEKVLRGIQKPVYLLNVTALSQLRKDGHPSVYGHGGPNDMDCSHWCLPAVPDTWNQLLYALLLQFYN, from the exons ATGCAT GAATACAAAACAAAAGTGATGTTTTCACGCAATGCATTTCTAGTAGACAAAGTGAATACAAGTAAAGGTGCTGTTCTGAAACTGGATTCCATTGAAGGTGGAAAGTTATGGAAAGGAATTGATGTTTTGATATTCAATACTTGGCATTGGTGGCTTCACACTGGAAGAAAACAACC ATGGAATTTTATCCAAGAGGGGAACAATGTGTACCAAGACATGGATCGATTGGTAGCATATGAGAAGGCTTTGAATACTTGGGCTAAATGGGTTGACACCAATGTACATCCTGCAAAAACCATGGTCTTCTTCCAAGGAGTTTCACCCGATCATAACAA TGGAAGTGACTGGGGGGAGGACAAAGCAAGGTACTGCGAGGGGCAAAAGCAGCCAGTCTCAGGGCCAAATTATCCGGCGGGTCCCCACGCAGCAGAGCTCGTTGTAGAGAAAGTATTGCGAGGTATACAAAAGCCAGTGTACTTGCTTAACGTCACTGCCCTTTCACAGCTAAGAAAAGATGGCCATCCCTCCGTCTATGGCCATGGAGGCCCCAACGATATGGATTGCAGCCATTGGTGTCTACCTGCTGTTCCTGATACTTGGAATCAACTTCTATATGCACTTCTCCTTCAATTTTATAACTAA
- the LOC110671417 gene encoding probable LRR receptor-like serine/threonine-protein kinase At3g47570, with the protein MQSKLNPVKIKLSHTYPMVPWLSFSVHIIVLVLACNILAASGNNETDLLALLKFKANINGDPLGVVHSWNSTLNFCHWHGVTCGRRHQRVTVLDLQSLKLSGSISPHVGNLSFLRELNLQNNSFTQAIPPQIGRLHRLQNLFMQNNSFSGEIPPNISGCSNLVTFQVQNNQLEGSIPMELGFLSKVQIIHLQRNNLTGTIPPSVGNLSSLQAMYASENNFFGRFPHSLGQLMNLTIWDLSTNGFSGTIPPSIFNLSSIVLFDVAYNQFEGSLPSEIGNTFPNIKFLSISFNNFTGSIPISISNASNIVRLQLASNKLTGKVPSKVGKLGSLGVLDVSNNMLSGKIPESLGSCNSLEVLHMDGNFFQGPIPSSFESLRGLRVLDLSRNNLSGKIAEFLQDFKLLAKLNLSYNDFEGEVPLNGVFKNARATWIKGNNKLCGGIPEFQLPICTFDHKPKKRMKTIVISIISPLLGVTLVFACFILYRSRKKRRDNNRSSSYENTLLKVSYHSLLKATNEFSSANLIGAGSFGSVYKGMHDEEGRAIPIAVKVFNLQRRGASRSFMAECEALRNIRHRNLVKVLTACSSIDHHGNDFKALVYEFMTNGSLEEWLHPTPTPDEEAKTLNLVQRINIAIDIASAIEYLHLHCETPIIHCDLKPSNILLDDEMIGRVSDFGLAKFFSEETLQNKSSSFGVRGTIGYTPPEYGAGCEISTYGDVYGYGIILLEMFTAKKPTDSIFMESLNLHNFVKIALPERVVDIVDPILLEGRSMTLGNSISNHNHNFSSIQNNIIFECLISIFEIGISCSVELPRERMNINDVVAQLSSAKKKLLKARVH; encoded by the exons ATGCAATCCAAATTAAACCCAGTAAAAATTAAGCTTTCTCACACGTATCCAATGGTGCCCTGGCTATCCTTTTCCGTACATATTATTGTTCTTGTTCTTGCTTGCAACATCTTGGCTGCCTCTGGCAATAATGAGACAGACCTGCTTGCCTTGCTCAAATTCAAGGCCAACATTAATGGCGACCCGCTAGGAGTTGTCCATTCATGGAATTCTACCCTGAACTTCTGCCATTGGCATGGTGTTACGTGTGGCCGTAGACACCAGAGGGTGACTGTGCTAGACTTGCAGTCCCTCAAGCTCTCTGGCTCCATATCACCACATGTTGGCAATTTGAGCTTTCTAAGGGAATTAAACCTTCAAAACAATAGCTTCACTCAAGCGATCCCTCCCCAAATCGGTCGTTTACACCGTCTGCAGAATTTATTTATGCAGAACAACTCGTTTAGCGGCGAAATCCCACCAAACATATCTGGTTGTTCTAACCTTGTTACATTCCAAGTTCAAAATAACCAGCTGGAAGGATCAATTCCAATGGAGCTTGGCTTCTTGTCCAAGGTTCAAATTATTCATCTGCAAAGAAACAATCTGACAGGAACCATCCCTCCATCTGTGGGGAATTTGTCATCCCTTCAAGCAATGTATGCCAGTGAAAATAATTTCTTTGGGAGATTCCCTCATTCTCTAGGCCAATTAATGAATCTTACTATATGGGATCTATCCACAAATGGGTTTTCAGGTACCATCCCACCATCCATCTTCAATCTTTCTTCGATTGTGCTTTTTGATGTAGCTTATAATCAGTttgaaggtagccttccctctgaGATAGGCAATACTTTTCCAAATATTAAATTTCTTTCCATCTCCTTCAATAACTTCACGGGTTCAATTCCTATTTCAATATCCAATGCTTCAAACATAGTCAGACTTCAGCTAGCTAGTAATAAGCTTACTGGGAAAGTGCCTTCCA AAGTTGGAAAGTTGGGTAGCTTGGGGGTTTTGGATGTTTCTAATAATATGTTGTCGGGTAAGATTCCTGAAAGTCTTGGAAGTTGCAATAGTTTAGAAGTGTTGCACATGGATGGAAACTTTTTCCAAGGGCCCATTCCTTCATCCTTTGAATCATTGAGGGGTCTTCGAGTATTAGATCTTTCCCGTAACAATTTGTCTGGCAAAATTGCAGAGTTTCTGCAAGATTTTAAGTTATTGGCAAAGTTAAATCTATCATACAATGATTTTGAAGGTGAAGTGCCACTAAACGGAGTTTTCAAGAATGCAAGGGCAACATGGATCAAGGGAAATAATAAACTTTGTGGTGGGATTCCTGAATTTCAGCTGCCTATATGCACTTTTGATCATAAGCCGAAGAAGAGAATGAAGACAATAGTGATTTCCATAATCTCCCCACTTCTTGGAGTAACACTTGTATTTGCATGTTTCATTCTTTATCGatcaagaaagaaaagaagagacaATAATAGATCAAGCTCTTATGAGAATACACTTTTGAAGGTGTCTTATCATAGTCTCCTAAAAGCAACAAATGAATTCTCttcagcaaatttaattggtgcaGGTAGCTTTGGCTCTGTGTATAAAGGAATGCATGATGAAGAGGGAAGAGCTATTCCTATTGCTGTCAAGGTATTTAACCTTCAGCGTCGAGGTGCTTCTAGGAGTTTCATGGCTGAATGTGAAGCATTGAGGAACATCAGACATCGAAATCTTGTCAAGGTATTAACAGCATGCTCAAGCATTGACCATCATGGCAATGATTTCAAGGCTTTGGTTTATGAATTCATGACCAATGGAAGTTTGGAGGAATGGTTGCATCCTACTCCCACGCCAGATGAAGAAGCAAAAACTTTGAATCTTGTTCAGAGAATAAACATTGCAATTGATATTGCCTCTGCAATAGAGTATCTCCATCTTCACTGTGAAACACCAATAATTCATTGTGATCTCAAGCCAAGTAACATTCTCCTTGATGATGAAATGATTGGGCGTGTCAGTGATTTTGGGTTAGCAAAGTTCTTTTCTGAGGAAACCCTTCAAAACAAGTCAAGTTCTTTCGGTGTAAGAGGAACAATCGGTTATACTCCTCCAG AGTATGGCGCGGGATGCGAAATATCAACTTACGGTGATGTATATGGTTATGGCATAATCTTATTGGAAATGTTCACAGCGAAGAAACCTACTGATAGCATATTTATGGAAAGTTTGAACCTTCATAATTTTGTCAAAATAGCTTTGCCTGAAAGAGTCGTAGATATTGTAGATCCAATTCTTCTTGAAGGAAGATCCATGACCCTGGGCAACTCAATTTCAAACCATAATCATAATTTTAGTAGCATTCAGAATAACATAATTTTTGAGTGCTTGATTTCAATATTTGAAATTGGAATATCTTGTTCTGTTGAGTTACCAAGAGAACGAATGAATATCAATGATGTTGTTGCTCAACTTAGTTCAGCAAAAAAGAAACTTCTTAAAGCTCGAGTGCATTAA